In Gemmata obscuriglobus, a single genomic region encodes these proteins:
- a CDS encoding RNA ligase (ATP) produces the protein MRKLASIQTVNAVEPISNADAIEKIRVLGWWIVSKKGEHKPGDRVLYCEIDSLLPERPEFEFLRSSSFKPAQTDPVSGATIPAGFRIKTVKLRGQVSQGICFPLSILPPGAPDEEGADVTDLLGIRKWEPPAPVGMGGKVKGGFPGFLPKTDETRVQVLEGALQRHKGKTFYVTEKLDGTSFTAFLRQGEFGICSRNLWMDEADESNVLARVAKGLRIDEKLRTAREKLGHDVAIQAEVIGPGIQKNKYALKEVSLRVFNVFNVDAYRLVDHAVKLVTLAEMGLEPVPQLGTLVLNHTVDELVAFAEGTSVLNPQVQREGVVLRPLVEEYDEDIGGRLSFKAINPKFLLKYDE, from the coding sequence ATGCGAAAACTTGCCAGCATCCAGACCGTGAACGCCGTGGAGCCGATCTCGAATGCCGATGCGATCGAGAAAATCCGTGTCCTCGGGTGGTGGATCGTCTCCAAGAAGGGCGAGCACAAGCCCGGAGACCGCGTTTTGTACTGTGAAATCGATTCCCTGCTCCCCGAGCGGCCCGAGTTCGAGTTCCTCCGGTCGAGCAGCTTTAAGCCCGCGCAGACCGACCCGGTCAGTGGGGCGACGATCCCGGCCGGGTTCCGCATTAAAACGGTCAAGCTTCGCGGCCAGGTGTCGCAGGGCATCTGCTTCCCGCTCTCGATCCTCCCGCCCGGCGCGCCAGATGAAGAAGGCGCGGACGTCACCGATCTGCTCGGCATTCGGAAGTGGGAGCCTCCCGCACCCGTGGGCATGGGCGGAAAGGTAAAAGGCGGGTTCCCCGGCTTCCTGCCGAAAACCGACGAGACCCGCGTCCAGGTGCTGGAAGGCGCACTGCAGCGCCACAAGGGCAAGACGTTCTACGTCACCGAGAAGCTCGATGGCACGTCGTTCACCGCCTTCCTCCGACAGGGCGAGTTCGGCATCTGCAGCCGCAACCTGTGGATGGATGAGGCCGACGAATCGAACGTCCTTGCCCGGGTCGCGAAGGGGCTGAGGATTGATGAGAAGCTGCGCACGGCCCGCGAGAAGCTTGGACACGACGTGGCGATTCAGGCCGAGGTCATCGGGCCGGGCATCCAGAAGAACAAGTACGCGCTGAAGGAGGTCTCGCTGCGGGTGTTCAACGTTTTCAACGTGGACGCATACCGCCTCGTGGATCACGCGGTGAAGTTGGTGACGTTGGCCGAGATGGGGCTGGAACCCGTCCCGCAGCTCGGAACGCTCGTGCTGAACCACACCGTCGACGAATTGGTCGCGTTCGCGGAGGGGACGAGCGTGCTCAACCCGCAGGTGCAGCGCGAAGGCGTGGTGTTGCGCCCGCTGGTCGAGGAATACGACGAGGACATCGGGGGCCGCCTGAGCTTCAAGGCGATCAACCCGAAGTTCCTGCTAAAGTACGACGAGTGA
- a CDS encoding PAS domain S-box protein, which yields MTLERPPGPEAPPRPARITLTYLAFGLLWIWFTDGFLAGFGLDGRDWFLAAAGKGTAFVLLSAALIFGLARREFRVAAHAAHLLRAVADGTTDAMFVKDRDGRYLLFNAAAARLVGKTVAEVLGRDDTALFDPDGARRVMALDRCIMESGRPLTSEEVLTSAGVTRTYLATKAPYRDETGAVAGVIGISRDVTDHKRDEESLRDSVWRFRSVFEHAATGIGITDPDGRFLQCNPAYCATLGLTEAELREADLAQLIHPDDRAENMALLRQLSAGEIPGYEIENRFLHASGEPRWVHKWVTALRDAEGRTKCLMALVTDVTERRRSEAELRASEERSRKGAALLSAVMDALPVSVIIADPVGRIVRTNPASERIWGRAPTADSVDGYREYVGYWPDTGRRIEPHEWPMSRAVLNGLTATAVGVTIERAGDRTRRRLELSAAPVIGDAGERLGGVVACLDVTERVAAETLLTSVLDNVLDAVIGIDEGGTVRSFNRAAERIFGFTAAEVLGRNVNTLMPEPDRSRHDGYLANYLTTGSAKVIGAGREVVARRKNGETFPADLAVSAFWLDDHRYFTGVVRDISERRQLEDQYRHAQKMEAVGRLAGGIAHDFNNLLTVINGYSKIVLDEMPDGDPHRESVGMVRDAGKRAAVLTRQLLAFSRKQVLQPTTLNLNDLLDGMSRMLAQLIGADVDLTVRGAPEPWPVRADAGQVEQVVMNLAVNARDAMPTGGRLTIETGNVTLDTGYTAAHPEARPGEYVRLAVTDTGCGMDVVTKARIFEPFFTTKGENGTGLGLATVFGIVKQSGGHVEVYSELGVGTTFKVYLPRDRSDPSPADSAGALRAPPTRGSETVLLAEDEDGVRRLAKMVLQRAGYTVLEAHHGGEALRICEQHEGPIHLLATDVVMPNMGGRQAAERLRAMRPEMKVLFLSGYTDDTVVRHGVLEAEVAFLQKPFSPDALAQKVREVLDAAR from the coding sequence ATGACCCTTGAACGCCCGCCCGGCCCGGAGGCGCCGCCCCGTCCGGCCCGGATCACACTCACCTACCTTGCCTTTGGACTCCTCTGGATCTGGTTCACTGATGGGTTCTTGGCCGGGTTCGGACTCGACGGCCGGGACTGGTTCCTCGCCGCGGCGGGCAAAGGCACTGCCTTCGTGCTGCTGTCAGCGGCCCTGATCTTCGGCCTCGCCCGCCGCGAGTTCCGCGTCGCCGCCCACGCCGCTCACCTCCTCCGGGCCGTCGCCGACGGCACCACCGACGCCATGTTCGTCAAGGACCGCGACGGCCGGTACCTGCTCTTCAACGCGGCCGCCGCCCGGCTCGTCGGCAAGACCGTAGCCGAGGTCCTCGGACGAGACGACACGGCGCTGTTCGACCCCGACGGCGCCCGCCGGGTGATGGCCCTCGACCGCTGCATCATGGAAAGCGGGCGCCCGCTCACCAGCGAAGAGGTGCTCACGTCCGCCGGCGTCACCCGCACGTACCTGGCCACCAAGGCCCCGTACCGCGATGAGACTGGGGCCGTTGCTGGGGTCATCGGGATCTCGCGCGACGTTACCGACCACAAACGGGACGAGGAGTCCCTGCGGGACAGCGTGTGGCGGTTCCGCAGCGTGTTCGAGCACGCCGCCACCGGGATCGGGATCACCGATCCGGACGGCCGGTTCCTGCAGTGCAATCCGGCGTACTGTGCCACCCTCGGACTCACCGAGGCGGAGCTACGGGAGGCCGACCTGGCCCAACTGATCCACCCCGACGACCGGGCCGAAAACATGGCCCTCTTGCGCCAGCTCTCGGCGGGTGAGATCCCCGGATACGAGATCGAGAACCGGTTCCTGCACGCGTCCGGTGAGCCGCGCTGGGTCCATAAGTGGGTCACCGCGCTACGCGACGCCGAGGGCCGAACCAAGTGCCTGATGGCCCTGGTGACCGACGTGACCGAGCGGCGCCGGTCCGAGGCCGAGCTCCGCGCGAGCGAAGAGCGGTCTCGTAAGGGGGCGGCACTGCTCTCGGCGGTCATGGACGCGCTCCCGGTGTCGGTGATCATCGCCGATCCGGTCGGCCGGATCGTCCGGACCAACCCCGCGAGCGAGCGCATCTGGGGGCGAGCCCCGACGGCCGACAGCGTCGACGGCTATCGCGAGTACGTCGGGTACTGGCCCGACACCGGGCGGCGCATCGAGCCGCACGAGTGGCCGATGTCCCGCGCGGTCCTGAACGGGCTTACGGCGACCGCCGTCGGGGTGACCATCGAGCGGGCCGGGGACCGAACGCGACGCCGGCTGGAGCTGTCCGCCGCGCCCGTGATCGGGGACGCCGGGGAGCGGCTCGGGGGCGTGGTCGCGTGCCTGGATGTGACGGAGCGGGTTGCAGCCGAGACGCTGCTGACGTCGGTGCTCGACAACGTCCTCGACGCGGTCATCGGGATCGACGAGGGCGGAACGGTTCGGTCGTTCAACCGCGCGGCCGAGCGCATCTTCGGGTTCACCGCGGCCGAGGTGCTCGGGCGCAACGTGAACACGCTGATGCCGGAACCGGACCGGTCCCGGCACGACGGGTACCTGGCCAACTACTTGACGACCGGGAGCGCGAAGGTGATCGGGGCCGGGCGCGAGGTGGTGGCCCGGCGGAAGAACGGGGAGACGTTCCCGGCGGACCTGGCGGTGAGCGCGTTCTGGCTCGACGACCACCGGTACTTCACTGGGGTGGTGCGGGACATCTCGGAGCGGCGGCAGCTCGAGGACCAGTACCGCCACGCACAGAAGATGGAGGCCGTGGGGCGGCTCGCCGGGGGCATCGCGCACGACTTCAACAACCTGCTCACCGTCATCAACGGGTACAGTAAAATTGTGCTCGACGAGATGCCGGACGGTGACCCGCACCGCGAGTCGGTCGGGATGGTCCGGGACGCCGGGAAGCGGGCCGCGGTGCTGACGCGGCAGCTCCTGGCATTCAGCCGGAAGCAGGTGCTCCAGCCCACCACCCTGAACCTGAACGACCTGCTCGACGGCATGAGCCGGATGCTCGCGCAGCTGATCGGGGCGGACGTGGACCTCACCGTACGCGGGGCCCCCGAGCCGTGGCCGGTCCGGGCGGACGCCGGCCAGGTCGAGCAAGTGGTCATGAACCTCGCGGTCAACGCGCGGGACGCCATGCCGACCGGCGGGCGGCTCACCATCGAGACCGGGAACGTGACCCTCGATACCGGGTACACGGCCGCCCACCCCGAGGCCCGGCCAGGGGAATACGTGCGGCTGGCCGTGACCGACACCGGGTGTGGCATGGATGTGGTCACGAAGGCCCGCATCTTCGAGCCGTTCTTCACCACCAAGGGCGAGAACGGTACGGGGCTGGGGCTGGCCACCGTGTTCGGCATCGTCAAGCAGTCCGGCGGGCACGTCGAGGTGTACAGCGAGCTCGGCGTCGGGACCACGTTCAAGGTGTACCTGCCGCGCGACCGGTCCGACCCCTCGCCCGCCGATTCCGCGGGCGCACTCCGGGCGCCACCCACGCGCGGGAGCGAGACGGTCCTGCTGGCGGAGGACGAGGACGGGGTGCGGCGGCTGGCCAAGATGGTCCTGCAGCGGGCCGGATACACGGTGCTGGAGGCCCATCACGGCGGCGAGGCACTGCGCATTTGCGAGCAACACGAAGGGCCGATTCACCTTCTAGCGACCGACGTGGTGATGCCGAACATGGGCGGCCGGCAGGCGGCCGAGCGGCTGCGGGCCATGCGACCGGAGATGAAGGTGCTGTTCCTGTCGGGGTACACCGACGATACGGTCGTGCGGCATGGGGTGCTGGAGGCCGAGGTGGCGTTCCTTCAGAAGCCGTTCTCGCCCGACGCGCTGGCTCAAAAGGTCCGTGAGGTGCTGGACGCCGCCCGCTGA
- the mobF gene encoding MobF family relaxase: MRNRCHRVRSITEHRLLRQPRAESSHKGLENARPAPRERLRRVGIDMTFNAMKSVSIARELAGPGNGGDPRIEAAHDEAVAFTLGYIEREMQARVRVGGANENRVTGNMVAYAVTHRDTRINADDSMPDMNLHKHCFVFNATYDADEGKWKAAEVGQLKKDAPYYEAIYANRLAANVKDLGYGIERRGKSFEITGISQELRDKFSRRKQYIDMVAKKLGITNPESRAKLGATTRLQKSKELADDLQPYYSSRLAPQEKQQLASLEGKLSRATTTEAAVAFAIGHMFERQSVVNEKRLYETAIRHGIGWVTPEEVQQEAKRQGLLVRNGEATTRGVLAEESRVIAFARDGKGTCRPMGAATRLDESPNNTRIMVGMQGPGRGDPGHTGADVAIPAVLDQQQKGRPDESKRPMPALRQGFISDTATLSPEQQAGFDKDIHVSSKLSPEQASIARHVWNSPDRVILIRGAAGTGKTHTMKTTFAGIDRPVVVLAPSADASRGVLRKEGFTNADTVARFLIDQEFQHKAKNGVIWVDEAGLLGMRQTRQVFDLAEKLNARVVLQGDKQQHGSIERGTTLRVLEQFAGLPVAQLTDIRRQKGRYKEAVTALSKGKMLAGYDTLNDLGWVKSTTGNTPLVDEYMEAIDTKRADQDITDRVLAIAPTHAEAAEVTDAIRLRLQERGIVAKEEHEIQTLVPLHWTEAERGDLSRYEGTEVVQYHRNGGTQKAGQRVAIADFKPGMRLGPASTFSVYGKNTIKLAAGDRIRITAPGKSADTKHKLDNGTLYEVKGFDEKGGIVLNNDWTLAPDFAHLTHGYVTTSHASQGKTVDKVLIAMGQESLPAISAEQFYVSVSRGRDKATIFTDVPTPELREAIQKADTRKSATELFNPLPRNRMYAILKRAREAFQALRTRHVTATHERDKQRELGNGR, encoded by the coding sequence TTGAGGAACAGATGTCATCGCGTCCGTTCGATTACGGAACACCGGCTCTTGAGGCAACCCCGCGCAGAATCGAGTCACAAAGGCCTGGAAAATGCACGGCCCGCACCCCGTGAACGGTTACGACGTGTCGGCATCGACATGACTTTCAACGCGATGAAATCAGTCAGCATCGCCCGAGAGCTTGCTGGACCTGGCAATGGCGGCGACCCTCGGATTGAAGCAGCTCACGATGAAGCCGTTGCTTTTACCCTGGGTTACATCGAACGTGAAATGCAGGCGAGAGTGCGTGTTGGTGGCGCGAACGAGAACCGTGTAACGGGCAACATGGTCGCCTACGCCGTAACTCACCGAGATACACGCATCAATGCCGATGACAGCATGCCGGACATGAATTTGCATAAGCACTGCTTTGTATTCAATGCGACCTACGATGCGGATGAAGGAAAGTGGAAGGCCGCCGAGGTCGGCCAGCTCAAGAAAGACGCCCCGTACTACGAGGCCATCTATGCCAACCGACTCGCCGCAAACGTAAAAGACCTGGGCTACGGCATTGAACGAAGAGGTAAGTCCTTTGAGATCACCGGCATCTCCCAGGAACTCAGGGACAAGTTCTCCCGCAGAAAACAGTACATCGACATGGTGGCCAAGAAGCTCGGCATCACCAACCCCGAGTCACGCGCCAAACTCGGTGCGACCACCCGCCTTCAGAAGTCCAAGGAACTCGCTGACGATCTGCAGCCCTACTACTCCAGCCGCCTCGCACCCCAGGAAAAGCAGCAGCTCGCATCCCTCGAAGGGAAATTGAGCCGTGCAACCACCACAGAAGCCGCCGTCGCTTTCGCCATCGGCCACATGTTTGAACGCCAAAGCGTAGTAAACGAGAAACGCCTCTACGAAACCGCCATCCGCCACGGCATCGGCTGGGTAACTCCTGAAGAGGTGCAACAAGAAGCAAAGCGTCAGGGCTTGCTGGTCAGAAACGGAGAAGCCACGACAAGGGGCGTGCTCGCAGAAGAGTCCCGAGTAATCGCATTCGCACGGGATGGGAAGGGAACGTGTCGCCCAATGGGGGCAGCGACCCGCCTTGACGAATCCCCGAACAACACCCGCATCATGGTGGGTATGCAAGGACCGGGGCGTGGTGACCCCGGTCATACTGGAGCTGATGTTGCCATACCTGCAGTGCTCGATCAACAACAAAAAGGCCGCCCCGACGAATCGAAGCGGCCGATGCCTGCGCTCCGGCAGGGCTTCATTTCCGACACTGCCACACTCTCCCCCGAACAGCAAGCGGGATTTGACAAGGACATTCATGTCTCCAGCAAACTCTCCCCTGAGCAGGCATCCATCGCCCGCCATGTCTGGAACTCTCCCGACCGTGTCATCCTGATCCGTGGTGCTGCTGGCACCGGTAAGACCCACACGATGAAAACCACCTTCGCGGGCATCGACCGTCCTGTGGTTGTTCTCGCTCCTTCTGCCGATGCCTCTCGTGGCGTTCTCCGCAAGGAGGGCTTCACCAATGCCGACACCGTAGCGCGCTTCCTGATCGACCAGGAGTTCCAGCACAAAGCCAAGAACGGCGTGATCTGGGTGGACGAGGCCGGGCTTCTCGGCATGCGCCAGACACGCCAGGTGTTCGACCTGGCTGAAAAGCTCAACGCCCGCGTGGTACTCCAGGGCGACAAGCAACAGCACGGCAGTATCGAGCGCGGCACCACTCTGCGCGTCCTGGAACAGTTCGCAGGCCTTCCCGTGGCGCAGCTAACAGACATTCGCCGCCAGAAGGGCCGGTACAAGGAAGCCGTTACGGCTCTCTCCAAAGGCAAGATGCTCGCTGGTTACGACACGCTCAACGACCTCGGCTGGGTGAAGAGTACAACCGGCAATACCCCTCTCGTCGACGAGTACATGGAGGCCATCGATACCAAACGCGCCGACCAGGACATCACCGACCGGGTCCTGGCCATCGCCCCGACCCACGCCGAGGCCGCCGAGGTCACGGACGCGATCCGCCTTCGCCTTCAGGAACGCGGCATCGTCGCCAAGGAAGAACACGAGATCCAAACCCTGGTGCCCCTGCACTGGACGGAAGCCGAGCGAGGAGACCTGAGCCGCTACGAGGGCACCGAGGTTGTTCAGTACCACCGCAACGGCGGCACACAGAAGGCCGGCCAGCGCGTCGCCATCGCCGACTTCAAGCCCGGCATGCGCCTCGGCCCCGCGAGCACCTTCTCCGTCTACGGCAAGAACACGATCAAGCTCGCAGCCGGCGACCGCATCCGCATCACAGCCCCTGGCAAATCAGCAGACACGAAGCACAAGCTCGACAATGGTACCCTGTACGAGGTGAAGGGTTTTGACGAGAAGGGTGGGATCGTCCTCAACAACGACTGGACCCTGGCCCCCGACTTCGCGCACCTAACCCACGGTTACGTGACCACCAGCCATGCGAGCCAGGGGAAGACCGTGGACAAGGTGCTCATCGCCATGGGGCAAGAATCCCTTCCCGCCATCAGCGCTGAGCAGTTCTACGTGTCGGTAAGCAGAGGCCGGGACAAGGCCACAATCTTCACCGATGTCCCCACACCTGAGTTGCGCGAGGCGATCCAAAAGGCCGACACGCGAAAATCAGCGACCGAGCTCTTCAACCCACTACCCCGCAACCGCATGTACGCCATCCTGAAACGCGCCCGAGAAGCGTTCCAGGCCTTGCGCACGCGCCACGTCACTGCTACACACGAGCGCGACAAACAACGGGAGCTAGGAAATGGCCGGTAA
- a CDS encoding IS66-like element ISGob3 family transposase: MTSVPQPPELPSDLPPAVVAYIRALEATVAQLQATVAALQVTVADLQTRLNQNSSNSSKPPSSDGPQVKPAPPKSPSGKRRGGQSGHPKAERTVLPPDTVHTLKPDTCRGCACPLTGDDPNPSIHQVHEIPVVRPQVTEYRCHRLRCPHCGAVTTAPVPADAAPGYGPRVQAVAAMLTGSCRLGKRVVSQLFDDLFGLPIRPATVCKLQHTTAAALAPVAEAALAYTRGHPANVDETGWTQGRQRAWLWVAVSTSVVAFLIRATRGRSAFDDLRDGSAQVHTTDRYPVYTHLPVHRRQVCWAHLRRDFQAMIDRGNDGSPIGAALLACSDELFGHWFRVRDGTLARSTFARVYARAVRARFRTHLGHGGRCGCPKTGAVCRELLAVEPALWTFARVGGVEPTNNAAERALRHAVCWRKTSYGTDSERGSRFVERILTVLASCRRQGRNVLAFLTDAVTAHRTGAKPPTLIPVPAQQPPMMNPTFAGC; encoded by the coding sequence ATGACATCTGTTCCTCAACCGCCGGAGCTACCGAGTGACCTGCCGCCAGCGGTGGTGGCGTACATTCGTGCGCTGGAAGCGACGGTTGCGCAGTTGCAGGCCACGGTCGCGGCTCTCCAGGTCACGGTGGCCGACCTTCAGACCCGGCTCAACCAGAATTCCAGCAACTCGTCGAAACCGCCCTCGTCGGATGGTCCGCAGGTGAAGCCGGCCCCGCCCAAGAGTCCCTCGGGGAAGCGGCGCGGCGGTCAATCGGGGCACCCCAAGGCCGAGCGCACCGTGCTGCCGCCCGACACGGTCCACACCCTCAAACCGGACACCTGCCGCGGGTGTGCGTGCCCACTCACCGGGGACGACCCGAACCCGTCGATTCACCAGGTGCATGAGATCCCGGTCGTCCGGCCGCAGGTGACCGAGTATCGGTGCCATCGGCTCCGGTGCCCGCACTGCGGCGCCGTGACGACCGCACCGGTGCCCGCCGACGCGGCTCCCGGGTACGGTCCCCGGGTCCAGGCGGTGGCCGCCATGCTCACCGGTTCGTGCCGCCTGGGCAAGCGGGTGGTGAGCCAACTGTTCGACGACCTGTTCGGGTTGCCCATCCGTCCGGCCACGGTGTGCAAACTCCAGCACACGACCGCGGCGGCTCTGGCCCCGGTGGCCGAAGCGGCTCTCGCGTACACCCGCGGGCACCCGGCGAACGTGGACGAAACGGGCTGGACGCAAGGGCGCCAGCGGGCCTGGTTGTGGGTCGCGGTGAGCACCTCGGTGGTCGCATTCCTGATCCGCGCCACCCGGGGCCGGAGCGCGTTCGACGACCTGCGGGACGGGTCCGCCCAGGTCCACACGACCGATCGGTATCCGGTGTACACGCATCTGCCGGTGCATCGGCGCCAGGTGTGCTGGGCGCACCTGCGGCGGGACTTCCAGGCGATGATCGATCGGGGCAACGACGGATCCCCGATCGGGGCCGCCCTGTTGGCCTGTTCCGACGAACTGTTCGGGCACTGGTTCCGGGTGCGGGACGGGACGTTAGCCCGGTCCACGTTCGCTCGCGTGTACGCCCGCGCCGTGCGGGCCCGGTTCCGCACGCACCTGGGGCACGGGGGCCGGTGCGGGTGCCCCAAGACCGGGGCCGTGTGCCGCGAGCTGTTGGCGGTGGAGCCGGCCCTGTGGACGTTCGCACGCGTGGGCGGGGTGGAACCGACCAACAACGCGGCCGAGCGGGCCCTGCGTCACGCCGTGTGCTGGCGCAAGACCAGCTACGGCACCGACTCCGAACGCGGTAGCCGGTTCGTGGAGCGGATCCTCACGGTCCTGGCCTCGTGTCGCCGGCAGGGCCGCAACGTGCTCGCATTCCTCACCGACGCCGTCACCGCACACCGTACCGGGGCAAAGCCACCAACACTGATCCCGGTCCCGGCTCAACAACCACCGATGATGAACCCAACTTTCGCTGGCTGTTGA
- a CDS encoding relaxase domain-containing protein has translation MIRTHWMTSAAAAKAYYRTSDYFATTPGQWFGKGAELLGLSGPARPEDFDRLADNLHPQTGESLTTYTRDGRRVVSVHS, from the coding sequence ATGATCCGCACCCATTGGATGACTTCAGCCGCGGCGGCAAAGGCCTATTACCGCACCTCCGATTACTTTGCGACCACCCCTGGGCAGTGGTTCGGCAAAGGCGCAGAACTTCTTGGCCTTTCAGGTCCCGCCAGACCGGAGGACTTCGACCGTCTCGCGGATAATCTGCACCCGCAAACGGGCGAGTCACTCACAACTTACACTCGCGACGGTCGACGTGTCGTAAGCGTTCACAGTTGA
- a CDS encoding NUMOD4 domain-containing protein, protein MTLLIEQWKPVVGYEGLYEISNTGRIRGLVAGIMIQQLLRRRGYLTVSLSKNDNRSHCNVHVLVAEAFVAGPPGLTQVIHEDGWRTNNRPSNLVRLTEQEARDRQKTERREYSRLYYHANRERIISLAVPRVEKRKAGQRRYYQQNKEAVQAAVKIYRQENKEKFNANARRKRAESPDFSEKERGWSKSDIQQTLIIVCGGSLAAPSTAPRLLGSRCMPIILT, encoded by the coding sequence ATGACACTTTTAATTGAACAATGGAAGCCCGTAGTTGGCTATGAAGGCCTATACGAGATCTCGAACACAGGCAGGATTCGCGGTCTTGTCGCCGGAATCATGATACAGCAACTTCTTCGCCGCAGGGGGTACTTGACTGTCAGCCTCTCGAAAAACGACAACCGATCCCACTGCAACGTGCATGTGCTCGTGGCCGAAGCCTTCGTGGCAGGCCCCCCGGGCCTGACTCAAGTAATCCACGAGGACGGCTGGCGGACAAACAACCGGCCCAGCAACCTGGTTCGTCTGACAGAACAGGAGGCTCGCGACAGGCAGAAAACTGAGCGCAGGGAGTATTCCAGGTTGTACTACCACGCCAATCGCGAGCGGATCATATCCCTGGCTGTCCCACGCGTGGAGAAGCGGAAGGCCGGTCAGAGACGCTACTACCAACAGAACAAAGAGGCCGTGCAAGCTGCGGTCAAAATTTATCGCCAAGAGAACAAAGAAAAGTTCAACGCGAATGCCCGGCGGAAACGTGCAGAATCTCCGGATTTCTCAGAGAAAGAACGGGGTTGGAGTAAAAGCGATATTCAACAAACCCTCATCATCGTCTGCGGCGGCTCGTTGGCAGCGCCAAGTACCGCTCCAAGGTTATTGGGGTCGAGGTGCATGCCGATTATCTTGACGTGA